ATGACAAGCTCTATCGTATCTGGTTCCTCATTCTTAACTTCTGCCAGGCTTTCTTTTTCTGTCTCCTGCTGCACCTGCTGCTCCTGTTCCTCATTCGCCGCTGCCGTTTCCTGCGTCTTTGCCTTCTTGCAGCCGGTAACATCTCCCGCCACAAGCAGACATACCAGGACAACGCCTAGCCTTCTGCACAACAGGTCATTTCGTTTTTTCATAACGCTCTCCATTCCACCGTATTTTTACTTAAAAAGTTGTTCTATCTCCTCTTTTGCAAGATGCTCTCCAATCACAATCAAAACATCCTGCCCCTGTTCCATCGTCTGAACATGCATCTGGTCGTGCGTCGCATTAAAAGAAAGCCACTTGCCATCTTTTTTCTGAAGAAATCCCTTCACACGAAAAACTGTTCCAAAACGCTCCTGCTGCATCAGTTCCTTTATCTTCTCCTGAAGTGTCTCTTCTGTCAGCTTCTGGTCTACAAAAAAGAGGGAAGTAAACATCTCATTTTTGTCAAACCATAGCTTTTTATGGTCCGCATTCACATATCCGCAATGCAAAAGTCCCTCTAGCTGTTCTTTTCCAAGTATCTCGGAGTCCTTTGCCAAAACTACATCCTGGTCATCCTCCCATTTTGCCGTTCCTAATTTAAAACTACGTTTGCAGTTATATTTTTCCAAAATAGCATTGAGTTTTTCTACCGTCTGCTGTTTTTCTTTCGCACTTGCTTCCTCTGCCTTACTAAGAATCACCTTGCCGGCGTTTGCCACCTGCGAAGTCAGCAGATATTCCGCCTGCTCCGACATGCGCACATCCAACTTTGCATCTACCATCGCAAAAATATTTCCAACCTCGAACCAGTTGCTTAACGGCTCATCATAAAGCATATCAAAAAAGACATCGACATCATAGATTCCAGATGGCTCCACAATCACGCGGTCATATCCTTGCATTGCCATGGAAATAAGCTTTGCCTTGAATCTTCTTTTCCAGTCCTCCACCACATTTCCACCGACAATCGGCTCCAGCTCACACTGGTCTCCCTCAAGGTCCTGTAACATCATCATATCCACATTGATTGCGCCAAAATCATTTTCAATGATTCCGATTTTCTTTCCCGCATCCATCAAATATTTCGCATAGGTACGGATAAAAGTTGTTTTCCCAGAACCCAGAAAACCGGTTACCAAATCTACTTTTATCATATCTTACACATCCTTTCCTCCAGTATAAAACCCAATTTTTACGGTGGTGCCCTTTCCAACTACGGATGTAATTTCTATTGTATGACCCAATTTTTTCAAAATACGGCTGCACAGATACAATCCAATTCCGGTCGAATGTTTATCAGAGTGCCCATTGTAGCCCGTGTAACCTTTTTCACAGACTCTTGGCAAATCCTCCTTGCGGATTCCAATTCCGGTATCCTCAATCAGTAGAAAAACGGCCTCCTTCTCTTCCTCCGTCGAGATTGTGACACTGCCGGTCTGCGTATATTTTACGGCATTGGATAACACCTGCTCTAAGACAAATTCCGTCCACTTTTCATCGGTAAGAATCTCCTGATTCAATTCCTTATAATGAAGTGCAATCTTCTTACGGATAAAAAGCTTCGCATACTTATGCACCGCCTCTTTTACCATCTTGTCCAGCGGACATTTCTGAAATACAAAATCGTTTGTCTCGGCATCCAGCCTTAGATACTGGAGCGCCATCTCCACGTACTGCTCAATCCGGAAAAGTTCTTCTTCGATTTCCTTTCTTTCTTCCATGCACATCTGCTGCAATTCATCCAACCTTGCCGCATCCGCTTTTTTCTTCTCATCCTCATCGAGCATTGCCTGCCTGGATTCGTATGCCTGGAGCAAAAGGCGCATCGCCGCAATTGGGGTTTTAATCTGATGAACCCACATGGAATAATACTCTGTCATGTCCTTGCGTTTGTTCTCTAACTCATTTGTCTTACCCGCATTTTCAATCAAAAGTTTTTCCAAAAGCTCCCGGTATGCAGTCTCGACTGTGTCTGTGTCCTCCGGGAGATTCTGAAGGCTAAATTGTTTTAGTTGTTTTAATTGTTCCAATTGTTTGCATTTATGATTATATTTTACGAAGTCAAATGCCACAAACAATACGAAAAAGAATCCCATCAGAAAAATTCCATATAGAACTTCATCTGCTGCAATTCCGTTCAAATAGAGCAGCAATGTCATCGTGAATACACACAATACATACATCACAATCCATAAGCATTGTCTTTTGCAATAGGAAAATAAGTGTCTCATCCGATTCGATACCCAATTCCTTTCTTCGTCACGATAAAATCAGTAAGTCCGATTCCCTCTAACTTTTTGCGCAAACGGTTGACATTGACGGACAGCGTGTTTTCATCCACATAATTGTCGCTCTCCCACAATTTTGTCATAAGCGTATCTCTCGAAACGACTTTTTCTTTATTCTCCATCAGTACCTGTAAAATCTTTAAATCATTTTTGGTCAATTCCAGTTTTTCATCCTGATAACTCAGTGTTGCCTCCGTGAGATTCAACAAGGCTCCCTGATGCTCTAAAATACTGCCCGTTCCCATAAAATCATAACTGCGGCGCAGCATCGCCTGAATCTTTGCTGTAAGAATATCAAAATCAAACGGTTTTGCAATGAAATCATCGCCTCCCATATTCATCGCCATGACAACATTCATATTGTCCGATGCCGATGACAGGAAAATGACCGGCACCTTTGATACTTTCCGAATCTCGGTGCACCAGTGATATCCATTAAAAAAAGGAAGCTTGATATCCATCAACACAAGCTGCGGCGCACAGGAAACAAACTCTGACATGACATTGGAAAAATCTTTGACACAATGCACGTCATAGTTCCAGCTTTCCAGATGCTGTTTCACACTCTTTGCTATGATTTCATCATCTTCCACCATAAAAATCTTATACATAACGCATTCCTCGGATTCACAAAATTGCGGCTCCAAAAACTGCTTTCCAGTTCTTTGGAGCCGCTTTCCTTACCATCTTACCATAAGTCTGCTAATTCATAAATAAGTTGTTCTGTTTTTTCCCAGCCAAGGCATGGGTCTGTAATGGATTTTCCATAACAATGGTCACCAACCTTCTGGTTGCCGTCCTCAATGTAACTCTCAATCATCAAGCCTTTTACAAGATTATGTATCTCTGGAGATACCTTACAGCTATGCATGATATCTTTGCTGATTCGAATCTGTTCTAAGTAATTTTTACCGGAATTCGAATGGTTGGTATCAATGATAACGGCCGGATTCTGCAAATCTTTTCCATCATACTGCTCCAACAGATGCTGTAAATCTTCATAATGATAGTTTGGAATGTTGCGTCCAAATTTATCTACATATCCCCTTAAAATTGCATGTGCATAAGGATTTCCTTTTGTCTTTACTTCCCATCCACGATATAGGAAAGTATGGCCGCTCTGTGCTGCAATGATAGAATTCATCATAACCGAAATATCTCCGCCTGTCGGATTCTTCATACCAGCCGGGATTCCTACTCCACTTGCAGTAAGACGGTGCTGCTGATCCTCCACAGAACGTGCACCAACCGCAACGTAAGATAACAAATCAGATAAATAACGATGATTCTCCGGGTAGAGCATCTCGTCCGCACAGGTAAACTCCGTCTCCTCGATTGCTCTCTTATGAAGCTGACGGATTGCAATGATTCCCTTTAACATATCGGATTCCTTCTCCGGGTCTGGCTGGTGAAGCATTCCCTTATATCCTACACCGATGGTTCTTGGCTTGTTGGTATAAATACGTGGAATCATGAAAATCTTGTCACTTACCTTCTCCTGCACCTTACGAAGTCTGGAAATATAATCGATAACAGCATCCTCATGGTCCGCAGAACACGGTCCAATCACCAAAATCAACTTATCTGATTTCCCGGAAAAAATATCGCGAATCTCCTTATCACGTTCTTCCTTAATCTGCATTACTTTATTGCTAACAGGAAACTGCTCTTTTAACTCCTGTGGGGTCGGCAATTTTCTTAAAAATTCCATATCCATTTCTTAATCTCCTTACTCTAAAAGCTATCCATCACACATTCTACCATACTTTTCAACCAGGAATTCATAATGTTTCACTTCCTCATGTATGCTTTATCACTTTGACGCATTAATGTGTGCTAATAGCATAATAAATCATTCTACGCATTTCGTCAAGCTTATCGCACAAAAAAATGACCTTAATGGTCATTTTTTCGCAAATCTCTTTTTCTATGCTGAGTTTAACCTATTTTAGGAATGCTTTTTCCTGCATTGGCGAGCATGGAGAGGTTCTCCTCAATATTCATAATATTCTTCTGACGCTCCTGGAGTTCGTATTCATTAAAGCGCTCGATAATCGCTTTCCTGCCACTCTTACGAATCGGCACAAGCTGCTGATTCAGTGTAATGAAATCCGTTCCGGTACATCCCACTACGTGACGCAGATTCACCAGATAGCTCTGGTGACATCGTAAGAAAATATTATCATCTAACTGAGTCTCAAACTCATCCAATTTACCATATACCTTGATGGTTCCCTGTGTAAGCGTATAAAAATTAACAACCTTATTCTCAGATTCCACACATACAATATCTTTGTAGAAAATGTTGTAGGTCTTCCACTTTGATTTTACAGAGATATACTTCTGATTCTGTTCCGGATATTTTTGCAGATAATAATCTACAATTGCCTCAATGCGGAACGGATCATACGGTTTCAAAAGGTATCCCATCGCATGCACTTCGTGTGCCTCAATTGCAAAATCGGAACTTGAGGTACAATATACAATCTCTGCTTTTGCATCCAGACTGTGTATAATCTTGCCTGCCTCAATACCGTTCATGT
This genomic window from Roseburia sp. 831b contains:
- a CDS encoding GTP-binding protein; amino-acid sequence: MIKVDLVTGFLGSGKTTFIRTYAKYLMDAGKKIGIIENDFGAINVDMMMLQDLEGDQCELEPIVGGNVVEDWKRRFKAKLISMAMQGYDRVIVEPSGIYDVDVFFDMLYDEPLSNWFEVGNIFAMVDAKLDVRMSEQAEYLLTSQVANAGKVILSKAEEASAKEKQQTVEKLNAILEKYNCKRSFKLGTAKWEDDQDVVLAKDSEILGKEQLEGLLHCGYVNADHKKLWFDKNEMFTSLFFVDQKLTEETLQEKIKELMQQERFGTVFRVKGFLQKKDGKWLSFNATHDQMHVQTMEQGQDVLIVIGEHLAKEEIEQLFK
- a CDS encoding sensor histidine kinase, yielding MRHLFSYCKRQCLWIVMYVLCVFTMTLLLYLNGIAADEVLYGIFLMGFFFVLFVAFDFVKYNHKCKQLEQLKQLKQFSLQNLPEDTDTVETAYRELLEKLLIENAGKTNELENKRKDMTEYYSMWVHQIKTPIAAMRLLLQAYESRQAMLDEDEKKKADAARLDELQQMCMEERKEIEEELFRIEQYVEMALQYLRLDAETNDFVFQKCPLDKMVKEAVHKYAKLFIRKKIALHYKELNQEILTDEKWTEFVLEQVLSNAVKYTQTGSVTISTEEEKEAVFLLIEDTGIGIRKEDLPRVCEKGYTGYNGHSDKHSTGIGLYLCSRILKKLGHTIEITSVVGKGTTVKIGFYTGGKDV
- a CDS encoding response regulator transcription factor: MYKIFMVEDDEIIAKSVKQHLESWNYDVHCVKDFSNVMSEFVSCAPQLVLMDIKLPFFNGYHWCTEIRKVSKVPVIFLSSASDNMNVVMAMNMGGDDFIAKPFDFDILTAKIQAMLRRSYDFMGTGSILEHQGALLNLTEATLSYQDEKLELTKNDLKILQVLMENKEKVVSRDTLMTKLWESDNYVDENTLSVNVNRLRKKLEGIGLTDFIVTKKGIGYRIG
- a CDS encoding 3-deoxy-7-phosphoheptulonate synthase — its product is MDMEFLRKLPTPQELKEQFPVSNKVMQIKEERDKEIRDIFSGKSDKLILVIGPCSADHEDAVIDYISRLRKVQEKVSDKIFMIPRIYTNKPRTIGVGYKGMLHQPDPEKESDMLKGIIAIRQLHKRAIEETEFTCADEMLYPENHRYLSDLLSYVAVGARSVEDQQHRLTASGVGIPAGMKNPTGGDISVMMNSIIAAQSGHTFLYRGWEVKTKGNPYAHAILRGYVDKFGRNIPNYHYEDLQHLLEQYDGKDLQNPAVIIDTNHSNSGKNYLEQIRISKDIMHSCKVSPEIHNLVKGLMIESYIEDGNQKVGDHCYGKSITDPCLGWEKTEQLIYELADLW
- a CDS encoding LytR/AlgR family response regulator transcription factor; the encoded protein is MINIAICEDNKIDRALLVEIVRHLIEAKGSQATISEFASGEELTEKFKEEKFDLVFLDIMMNNMNGIEAGKIIHSLDAKAEIVYCTSSSDFAIEAHEVHAMGYLLKPYDPFRIEAIVDYYLQKYPEQNQKYISVKSKWKTYNIFYKDIVCVESENKVVNFYTLTQGTIKVYGKLDEFETQLDDNIFLRCHQSYLVNLRHVVGCTGTDFITLNQQLVPIRKSGRKAIIERFNEYELQERQKNIMNIEENLSMLANAGKSIPKIG